The following coding sequences are from one Paracoccus alcaliphilus window:
- a CDS encoding AAA family ATPase, producing MNARNEMELPEDRIRAYYPQALSLLTAFDHAPRFGQQAKPQVAERSPGVPSTSRFRPTTPGLAARPVARADGVHLLERIENAGGDELLTPAAATMARVLRRATAIALAVADEVAARSGAVELKRINLESRLPAERHREFAELLAVESLAALSVCANAIAFLLAEHAGSETIEGISADEIVTDNPLAALQGALWELDQNLARHARDDKSLLATALAWAEAMSAAVAVRGENAPRIAAFTGASWRVDGDDLPIAGFAPAVKSRGTPLSMSFKKPEEVVGNAIAKHQAMRLARMMVAYDFDRKMNPFVELGGFIFTFLGDGRPGTGKTTLIQMMAGMLNDYCQVAGYDFRYRNLSVDNIDSYQGKSGQNARAFINAVIDPSVIGFGTIDDIDQIAGRRGDRQSSSGQQEITAVLMEAFAGASTVVRGNCAFGMFSNHAENIDDALRQRAGARFLIDGPKTQADYIDILALLLGSRHDIPVGEHDLMRAQALQRAVAESYEGHSRPAEPGLARVFDQVNRQFGALDTLADLGSYLHAIAEAEPRFTGRAVKNITDAVKARAMDFDMPDDWFDRPEPFMHQPYPRKLEMIAALRKPVTVAMVVQEINRYADSEFRYAEGADESAIEDAVRNMERMAEAKRRFEGGR from the coding sequence ATGAACGCCCGCAACGAAATGGAACTGCCCGAGGACCGGATACGCGCCTATTACCCGCAGGCGCTGTCGCTGCTGACGGCGTTCGACCACGCGCCGCGCTTTGGCCAGCAGGCAAAGCCGCAGGTGGCCGAACGCTCGCCCGGGGTTCCGTCCACCTCGCGGTTTCGGCCGACGACGCCGGGGCTGGCGGCGCGGCCGGTGGCGCGGGCCGATGGTGTGCATCTGCTGGAGCGGATCGAGAATGCGGGCGGCGACGAATTGCTGACCCCTGCCGCCGCGACCATGGCCCGCGTGCTGCGCCGCGCCACCGCCATCGCGCTGGCCGTCGCCGATGAGGTCGCGGCCCGGTCCGGCGCGGTGGAGCTGAAGCGCATCAATCTGGAAAGCCGCCTGCCTGCCGAGCGTCACCGCGAATTTGCCGAACTGCTGGCGGTCGAATCGCTTGCGGCACTGTCGGTCTGCGCCAATGCCATCGCCTTTCTGCTGGCCGAACATGCCGGGTCCGAGACGATCGAGGGCATCAGCGCCGACGAGATCGTGACCGACAACCCGCTGGCGGCGCTTCAGGGCGCGCTGTGGGAACTGGACCAGAACCTTGCCCGCCACGCCCGTGACGACAAATCACTGCTGGCCACCGCGCTGGCCTGGGCCGAGGCGATGTCGGCGGCGGTTGCGGTCCGTGGCGAAAACGCCCCCCGCATCGCCGCCTTTACCGGCGCAAGCTGGCGGGTGGATGGCGACGATCTGCCCATCGCAGGCTTTGCCCCGGCGGTGAAATCGCGCGGCACGCCCCTGTCGATGAGCTTCAAGAAACCCGAAGAGGTCGTCGGCAACGCCATCGCCAAGCATCAGGCCATGCGGCTGGCGCGGATGATGGTCGCCTATGATTTCGACCGCAAGATGAACCCCTTCGTGGAACTGGGCGGCTTCATCTTTACCTTTCTGGGCGATGGCCGCCCGGGCACCGGCAAGACCACGCTGATCCAGATGATGGCCGGGATGCTGAACGATTACTGTCAGGTGGCGGGCTATGATTTCCGCTATCGCAACCTGTCGGTGGACAATATCGACAGCTATCAGGGCAAGTCCGGCCAGAACGCCCGCGCCTTCATCAATGCGGTGATCGACCCTTCCGTGATCGGCTTCGGCACCATCGACGATATCGACCAGATCGCGGGCAGGCGCGGCGACCGGCAGTCCTCGTCAGGGCAGCAGGAAATCACCGCCGTGCTGATGGAGGCCTTTGCGGGCGCCTCGACCGTGGTGCGCGGCAATTGCGCCTTCGGGATGTTTTCCAACCATGCCGAGAATATCGACGACGCCCTGCGCCAGCGTGCCGGCGCGCGCTTTCTGATCGACGGGCCGAAGACGCAGGCCGACTATATCGACATCCTTGCCCTGTTGCTGGGCAGCCGTCACGACATTCCGGTGGGCGAGCACGACCTGATGCGGGCGCAGGCGCTGCAACGCGCCGTGGCCGAAAGTTATGAAGGCCATTCCCGCCCGGCCGAGCCCGGGCTGGCGCGGGTCTTCGATCAGGTCAACCGGCAGTTCGGCGCTTTGGACACGCTGGCCGATCTGGGCAGCTATCTGCACGCCATCGCCGAGGCCGAGCCGCGTTTCACGGGCCGCGCGGTCAAGAACATCACCGATGCAGTCAAGGCCCGGGCGATGGATTTCGACATGCCCGACGACTGGTTCGACCGGCCCGAACCCTTCATGCACCAGCCCTATCCCCGCAAGCTCGAGATGATTGCGGCCTTGCGCAAGCCGGTGACGGTGGCCATGGTGGTGCAGGAAATCAACCGCTATGCCGACAGCGAATTCCGCTATGCCGAGGGCGCGGATGAAAGCGCGATCGAGGACGCCGTGCGCAACATGGAACGCATGGCCGAGGCCAAGCGCCGCTTCGAGGGGGGCAGATGA